The Pantoea nemavictus genome includes a region encoding these proteins:
- the nrdD gene encoding anaerobic ribonucleoside-triphosphate reductase: MATVVIKRDGCRVPFDAQRIEAAVRAAAQAAQIDDAAWCAQVAAQVGEQMAEHREVDIRDIQCAVEETLMSGRWPQLARTYIEYRHDRDLAREQRGKLHHAIRGLVEQTNAALLNENANKDSKVIPTQRDLLAGIVAKHYAQQQLLPRDVVLAHERGEIHYHDLDYSPFFPMFNCMLIDLQGMLTNGFKMGNAEIEPPKSIATATAVTAQIIAQVASHIYGGTTINRIDEVLAPFVNLSLEKHRTVAQEWQIPDAEAYARVRTEKECYDAFQSLEYEVNTLHTANGQTPFVTFGFGLGTDWAARLIQQSILRNRIAGLGKNHKTAVFPKLVFAIREGVNRRPGDVNYDIKQLALECASKRMYPDILNYEKVVEVTGSFKTPMGCRSFLGVYEENGEQIHEGRNNIGVISLNLPRIALEAQGNEAQFWQRLDQRLALAKRALMTRIARLEKTKARVAPILYMEGACGVRLKADDEVGSIFRNGRASISLGYIGLHETLNALSGSEVHPYDADYLREKGVAIVRHLRNAVDAWKEETGYGFSLYSTPSENLCDRFCRLDAAEFGVVAGVTDKGYYTNSFHLDVEKKVNPYDKIDFEAPYPTIANGGFICYGEYPNIQHNLKALEDVWDYSYHRVPYYGTNTPIDECYECGFSGEFSCTSKGFTCPCCGNHDPARVSVTRRVCGYLGSPDARPFNAGKQEEVQRRVKHLETGPLG; the protein is encoded by the coding sequence ATGGCGACGGTGGTGATTAAGCGTGACGGTTGCAGAGTGCCGTTTGATGCGCAGCGAATTGAGGCAGCGGTACGTGCTGCCGCACAGGCGGCACAGATTGATGATGCCGCATGGTGCGCACAGGTAGCGGCGCAGGTCGGTGAGCAAATGGCCGAGCACCGCGAAGTGGATATCCGCGATATTCAGTGTGCGGTAGAAGAGACGCTGATGAGCGGACGCTGGCCACAGCTGGCGCGCACTTATATCGAATACCGTCACGATCGCGATTTGGCGCGCGAACAGCGCGGTAAACTGCATCACGCCATCCGGGGTTTAGTGGAACAAACCAATGCGGCGCTGCTCAACGAAAACGCCAATAAAGACAGCAAGGTCATTCCCACCCAACGCGACCTGCTCGCCGGCATCGTCGCTAAACATTATGCCCAGCAGCAACTGTTGCCGCGCGATGTGGTGCTGGCGCATGAGCGTGGCGAAATTCATTATCACGATCTCGATTATTCCCCATTTTTCCCGATGTTTAACTGCATGTTGATCGACCTGCAGGGCATGCTGACCAACGGCTTTAAAATGGGCAACGCCGAGATAGAACCGCCCAAATCGATCGCCACCGCCACGGCGGTCACCGCGCAGATTATTGCTCAGGTCGCCAGCCATATTTACGGCGGCACCACCATTAATCGCATTGATGAAGTGTTGGCTCCTTTTGTGAATCTCAGCCTGGAAAAGCACCGCACGGTGGCGCAGGAGTGGCAGATTCCTGATGCGGAAGCCTATGCGCGCGTGCGCACGGAGAAAGAGTGCTACGACGCATTTCAGTCGCTGGAATATGAAGTGAATACGCTGCACACCGCCAACGGCCAGACGCCGTTTGTCACCTTTGGTTTTGGCCTCGGCACCGATTGGGCGGCGCGCCTGATTCAGCAATCCATTCTGCGCAATCGCATCGCCGGATTGGGTAAAAATCACAAAACGGCGGTGTTTCCGAAACTGGTGTTTGCTATTCGTGAAGGCGTTAATCGGCGTCCGGGTGATGTTAACTATGACATCAAACAGCTGGCGCTGGAGTGCGCCAGCAAGCGCATGTATCCGGATATCCTTAACTACGAAAAAGTGGTTGAAGTGACCGGCTCATTTAAAACGCCAATGGGCTGTCGCAGCTTCCTTGGCGTCTACGAAGAGAACGGTGAGCAGATTCACGAAGGTCGCAACAACATTGGCGTGATCAGCCTCAATCTGCCGCGCATTGCGCTGGAAGCGCAAGGCAACGAAGCGCAGTTCTGGCAGCGGCTGGATCAACGCCTGGCGCTGGCGAAACGCGCCTTAATGACGCGCATCGCCCGGCTGGAAAAGACCAAAGCGCGCGTGGCACCCATTCTCTATATGGAAGGCGCCTGCGGTGTGCGGCTGAAGGCCGACGATGAAGTAGGATCCATTTTCCGCAATGGCCGCGCCTCGATTTCCCTCGGCTACATCGGCCTGCATGAGACGCTCAATGCGCTGAGCGGCAGCGAAGTGCATCCTTACGATGCCGATTATTTGCGTGAAAAAGGCGTGGCGATTGTGAGGCATCTGCGAAACGCAGTTGATGCCTGGAAAGAAGAGACCGGCTACGGCTTCAGCTTGTACAGCACGCCGAGCGAGAATCTGTGCGACCGCTTCTGCCGCCTTGATGCCGCCGAATTTGGCGTGGTGGCGGGCGTTACCGACAAAGGCTATTACACCAACAGCTTCCATCTCGACGTCGAGAAGAAGGTCAATCCGTACGACAAGATTGACTTTGAAGCGCCCTATCCAACCATCGCTAACGGCGGTTTTATTTGTTACGGCGAATACCCCAACATCCAGCACAACCTAAAGGCGCTGGAAGATGTGTGGGATTACAGCTATCACCGCGTGCCGTATTACGGCACCAACACGCCGATAGACGAGTGCTACGAATGCGGTTTCAGCGGCGAGTTCAGCTGCACCAGCAAAGGCTTTACCTGCCCATGCTGCGGTAATCACGATCCGGCGCGCGTGTCGGTGACGCGCCGCGTGTGTGGCTATCTCGGCAGCCCGGATGCACGCCCGTTTAACGCCGGTAAGCAGGAAGAGGTGCAGCGCCGGGTTAAGCATCTGGAGACGGGACCACTGGGATGA